DNA sequence from the Malus domestica chromosome 06, GDT2T_hap1 genome:
TGCAAAGCTCAGGGACCATTTTATGTAATAAGTCTTTATTTAATTGGCGTCTCAcacaaaatgtttgatgtgctAGGAACATAGCTTGTACACCAAGTctcataatacaagtggttagaattttttcttaattttcaaccaCGTGTATAATAATATTTGATGTATCAAATCGTGACACACTGAAAATCTCTCCTCACATTCAATAATTTTCCACCACCTATATTAAGAAACTTGTTTTTGGCATATCAAAAAAACCTTTCCTCGCATTGAATGATCGATAATTTCCGTAATTTccacttttctttcttctctggtGCGACCGAAGTGGAAAGAAATCAAGGGTTAGGgtttctttgtttgctttccGGGAAAGTGTGGGAAAATCACTTCCTTCTATTCTGGGTTGCTCTTGTTTGTTTTCAAAAGGGAATTGCGTGCGAGCGAAGTAACAAAAAAGAAGTAACAAGCAGGCAATTAGGGTTTCGCAAAAGCTTGAGCCTTTAAACAATGGGTGCCATTGGAAAGTGGTATTTCACAAAAGAGGAGATAGAAACAGAAACCCCATCTCAGATGCATGGGATTAGCCGGATGAAAGAGTCGGAATTGCGGAGATACCGCTTGTTTCTGAGGGAGTTGGGGACAAAATTGAAAGTGGGTAGGGTTACCATTTCGACCGCGATGATGCTGTGCCACCAATTTTACATGCGGCAATCTCATGGAAAGAACGATTGGAAGATTGTTGCAACTTCAAGCATGCTTCTTGCTTGCAAGTTAGTCAAAGAAGTCAGGTTTTTGAATGACATTGTTTTCGTGGGCTACGAGATTGGGGCAAAATTCAAATTGGGTCAAAAGAGTAGTAGTGGTGGTAGTATTAGACAAAAGAGTTTTTCTGGAAGCAAAGGGAATTGATCTTGCTTGGGGAGAGACTTGTGTTGCAAACAATCGGTTTTGAATTTGATCGAATCAAACATCCATATGATCCACTTGCTTCGGCTCTAAGGAGATTGAATTGTAGTAGCTATGGAGGCCTTGGTATGTTGGCTATAAGTTTGATTAAGGAGTGCCTTCAAACCATATTGTGCTTGGAGTTCAAACCCCAGTGCATTGCAGCTGGTTCAGTGGCTATTGCGGCTGAATTTCTCAAAGTACCGACACCATCTACCGGACTACTACAGATGAATGGGAAATTTTGGTGGCATGAAACTTCGTCTAGAAACCCAAGTGCAAGTTGTAGTAGCTCTCAGTCATGTGTTTCAATTAAAGAAACAGTTGATTTGCAACCTACAAAGAAACAAAGAACGTCGTTGTGAACTTAGTTCTTCTATATATATTCAGTTAGAGTTTATGCCATTGCAGTTGAGCTAGCCATCTTCCTTAATCTGTTTATTGTTTCGGGGGGCACTATGATTGGGAATCAGATTCtaataattttgtaattttgatAGTCGATATATTGAGATACAGACACGAACCGGACAAGTACTGTAATTGTTTCACTTGATTTCAGTTGAACCGGACACAAACCGGACTAGCACTCATTAGATGGTTCTTCAACTCTTTGAGCGTCAAGTCCTAACCTACGTACACTAATTACTAGAAAAGTTCTGAAAGATTGGGAGAGAGCTCCGCCACTGTCTTGTATCGGTTTCCAAACGCTCAGTTGGATTGCATCGTATATATTACACTCTTACAAATTGTGCAGGCTAAGTTGTATGATCGTATTGTGCCATTTCTGTTGTTGTGGCAATATGGTAACTTATGTTTATTAGAAAAACAATAGTcattagtaatattttcccTCAAAGGGTTTTATTCTTTTGACTCCATATTCTATAGGAAGCTGCAAATGGTCAGATTCTATCTACTCGACATGGTACATTTCCAAGGATGTAATCGTTAACGTCCTGAGAAACTCTTCTTCGATTTTGTCCAAGCCCCTTTTCACCGTTTTCAAAGGGCGAAAAGGCATGCTTGGTTCAGTTGTTCTGTAACCTGAGCACTTAGGAAACACATATACTTTAGCGTTACATGTGGAGAATGGGGACAAACCATGATTCGATCTTATGAGATCCAAGCAAAGGGTAGCTTGGCCAGATAGTCATTTAAGAAGAAACGAGAAACTATTcggtttcattttgttttgtatcaTAGAAAATCTGTTCTTTTACAGTTTTCTCATTTGATTTTCTCCTTGAGAAAGATAAAAATTTCCTGCTGTCATGATGCGCCAATACTTGCAGCCATTTGGGGTTATGATGGACAAAGTAGTTACTGAGAAAAATTCTTGAATGCAGTGACGGAACCAGAATTTTTAAATAATGGGATCAGTATGTCAATAAAAAAAGCTTAACTAGATCATTCATCGAGCTATAGGCACTTATCAATTCTTGTCAACATATGTCGACAACTACTATTATTTGTAGAGGCTTGTTGAGGATAGATGCAGGATACTGTAGAGTAATGTTAAAGACTATTAAGGCTTGTCAACTAAGGTATTTAATTGAGCATATGATGCGCACAATAGAGTTGTAcacaagaagagagaaaatgaagacaAATATGATAGCAGTCAAGGGCAACCCACATGCTGACTCTACTATTGCTTGAATGTCACTTGTTATCTTCTTCACCCAACAATTTGCAGTCTACAAAGTTCGAGTTGAATTGGCTTAGGGTTGGgcaaaattaaggtaaaattgTTGGGTAAAGAAGACAAGTGGTGAAATCGTTAGGAatttaaaatcaaaattaaaaaattaaaaaaaatctgttaTATTTCTTCGTTATCATTAGCCATGGCCTCACACTGAACCACGCTTCCTCTGTTGCCAATGCCAGCGAAGCAGCACACCGTAGGTTAGAATCAACTTGATTGTTGCCCACGTTTTCTACCCTATTActtcttatttttcatttttcctatttaaataaaatcaaaacataaaaaaataaaatcaaatcaaaaataaaaaaatccgaGCGAGCAAGGAGCAACCATCTTCCTCCCGTCCTGCTACCTCGCACAGTCTGCCATGGCGCCGCCGCTACCCTTTCCTTCTACGTTTTTGTTATTTATTACAGAGACTTTTGTCGAATAAATTTCAAATATAGAAAGACTTAATTCTTTAGTGCCATTGTTACTGAATAAGCTCTTTATGAAGAAGCCTTGAGTCACATACTAACATAGATATAACAGAAATTTTGAGTTTGGGCTTATtttctaaggaaaactaatgaaaatgacttgaaaactttgagttttaatggtaaggacaaaataaagggtaaagtgaatagtaccaagattgactttttagtgtaaaaatgtggtttttcgttaaagtgaacagtatcaggtgcttttcgttaaagttccctattttcTAATGGACTTTACAAGggtttaaatttgatttcttcttcatttggggATATCTTTCAACTACCCTATCACCACGATGACCATTTTTATCCAATTAGCCCAAAATATAATTGGTGCAtttaaactttctatattttaaaagaaaaatattcttATAAAGAGTGCACAAATAGATTTTTGaagatttttttatattaatttagtttCAGTCAATCTAAGTGGTTTCGATCTAAATGTGTTTGGGAGAAAATGAGCatcatatatgtgtgtatgtgcACGCACAAGATAGAGAGAATGAGCGAGTGACAAATACTCATAATGTTCATTTTGTgacattaattaatatatgtgCATTGAAATTTTACCATTAAATCAATTGCTAATATGGGGACTATTCCAACCTTTTATAAGCTTATGCACAGTCTCCGATGTGGGATTAATACTCTCAACACGCTATCTCAAGTGTgacaaattttcaagcctagcACATTGACAACACAAATTGAGTGACATGGAGCATGTGTTGCCGTTGAGCTTTACATACAGaacaacctgctctgataccatgaaaaaaGTTTAGGTTCCAccattaaacaaattgataataTAATGAGCAGTCTaacttataagctcatgcaatGTCCCCAATGTAGGATTAATCTCTCAACACTAGCAACTTTGATGTTGCCGAAATCTTATAAGGCACAAATATTCAATTTGGTCGGGTATTCCGTATCTGATGATGGATACTCTCGCATACTTGTTAGATACGTATCATGATCAATAAATACGACTTTGACTTAATTTATAAGCATATCCCACATTTGGAATACAAGTATCAAGCTTTTAGGATACCTTTATCCTGTCAGATGATAAATTACGAGGATAAAATTAATAaggtatgaaagttgatgaATATGAACAGCTTGGCTCTAATTGAAACAAAGAATATAACTAATGTCATGATGGCGATGCCGCGTGGTGTGGGAAGATGAAGAAGGGGGCCAGGGGTTGGGTCATTCACGATTTTGCTAGAATTTTGGTTTCAAGAGGAGGGGCGGGGGACGGGGGATTTTCAAGTAgctaaggccatctctaaccgatggCTGGCTAGAGGGCTTgtttgagccctctggccctccaagattctccaagatattaatattttaatgaacagtacatgaccatatttgcatccgtctccaaccgagggccagagggctcgttttagccctgtcacaaaaaaccatctccaaccgagggccaaagggtcatagggccaaacataatttattattttaaaactacaacttaaattcaaatccaacggctaagtgaAGCCTCGAGTAGGCGTTtacgttttatgtttttaaatgtttttaaaaatgttgtttaagtttcatgttgttaaatgttttttttatgttgtataatttttatgttggttaatgttatttaatgttgtttcatattgtttaatgttgtttcatgttacttaatttaatttaatgttgtataatggcctagaaagttataggaaaaaatagaattgaaagaaaatatgaaacaaattttgtgaaacagaagttataggaaaaaaatggaatttaaaaaaatatgaaacaaattttgtaaaatagaagttatatgaaaaaaaaaatgaatcaaattttgtaaaatagaagttatagggaaaaaatagaatttaaaaaaaaattgaaacaaattttgtgaaatagaaattataggaaaaaaatggaatttaaaaaaaaaatgaaacaaattttgtaaaatagaagttatagaaaaaaaaaatagaatttaaaaaaaaattgaaacaaattttgtaaaatagaattgaaaaaaaatatgaaacaaaatttgattcatatgaaaaggaaaaaaagaagtttaaattcatataaaaaaaaactgttaatacaacggctactagctgttataataaaaaaaattcaaactattagtgtcggttataaccgacactaatagtaattaaaaaataaattgcctTTGAATAactattactgtcggttataaccgacagtattaaaaaatccttctttaatgctgtcggttataaccgacagcaataggaaaacattaaaaaaaaaatagctagCCCGGGGCTGGTTGGttggccgaaagcagccagccctctccgatcccgtggagccctcccagattccagagccctctggcctagccctcggttggagacggttttagggctattttcggccctctggccctctagaCCTTtcagttagagatggcctaaatCCATGATGGCAGAAGCTGCTGCAATTCAGAGTAGCAGTGGAGGCGTGCAGACGAGAGGGACTACGAAATATCATTATCGAGCCCCATGCTTGCGGGTTAATTAGAATGCTACGAAAGGAGATCAGTGTGGATGCGGAGTTGGAAAATATAGTTCATGATATTTGGGCTATTGCTAATGGGAATTGTTTCGTTCAAATTTGTTCAACGTGAAGGCAATTGAACGGCATATTACGTTGCGGCTTTCGTTCAGAAAAATGGAGGGTTGTATGGTTGGGATTGTGGcccaaaatttcattttaatattttggcagaagatgtaaacatttcaattataatctaataattaaaagtttatcttttgaaaaaaaataaaaagaaataactcTCTCATTATATGCATTTGGTTCCTTATCTTACGAGGGTTTGAACAATAAAATAAGTCCTATCTTCATTTTACCGTTGCTTAACACATAGGCCGAATATTTAGTGGACATATTGTTGGAGATATGTTAACAATCtgtgataaaaataaataataaatgagaACAACTAATTAACAATGTATGAACAATGAAAACAGAAatattgaagatcgaggcttgcgtaccgcaatgtccttgaaatagAAATCTTGTCTCTactcaatgcttgtagttctacgaaCATTTGCTTTACCaagattcaacgatcaagtcaGAATTCTGGCACTGGAAAActtaacttctggcgaattttTGTGTGGTTCTCTTTGAAAGGATGTTtgtgattgtagaagaagaatgTTGATTTTCTGTATGCTAAATgtcatgcagatggatgtatatatagtaGGTGTATACTTGTTTGCAACAGGTATGAGAACGGGATGTGTCTGTTGGGAGATATATTCTCCAAATGGGTGCTTTGCTCTCTGTGTTCTTTCATCactcttcaaagacttcattcgaaaggatgagtttgttgataaaaaataataaaaaataaaaaattaattaaattcgaaattaattaaatatgaaaataattaattaaataatttaattattagagcccgaGCCTAAgagccccaaggcccaaggtccatcttttgataattaattataattaattataattaattagcacaccccaaagcccaacagCAAGGATGAGCCCAACAGCAAGGatgagcccaattttattctccaaggttcatcactccaatcactttctataagggacaaagccttataaagtgaggaAACCTTTTGGTAGTGACCAATGTTAGGAAACCTTATAAAGTTTTATCATTACTTTTAATGCAAACCCATTTATCAAATTCGTTTATTTTGAACCCATGTgtcaacaaagtatgatcaaatTTCTCGTGCCATTAttttggtgcttgtttaagtccatataatgacttaactaaTTTGCACACTTTGTTTTCTTGTCCCTTAAGCTTGAACGCTTTAGGTTGTTCCATGTATATTTCTTCATCCAGTTCtccatttaaaaatgttgtttttacatccatttgatgtatatcAAAGTTGTATACAACCGCAATCACTATTAACGTCCTAATTGGCGTTATGCGAGAAACTGGAGAATAGGTGTCGAAATAATCCAACCCTTCCTTTTGGCGATAACCTTTGGCTACTAAACGTGCCTTGAAATTATCAATGGTTCCATCCGCCTTAagtttcttcttgaaaatccatttatgACCAATTAGTTTACTACCGGGAGGTAAATCAACCAATTCccatatgttattttccataatGGATTCCATTTCACTTTTATTTGCTTCCTTCCATAAAGGAGCCCCGGAAGAAGACATTGCttctttataattaattatcaattatatattaattataaagtGAGGAAACTTTTTGGTAgtgaccaatgtgggacaatgaaatttctactcaaaatttccaacactTACGTAAAGGGGCATGCTCAGGTGACATTTTTTAAGCGCTCCCTGCAGAGATAACAATCATACTCAACTGATTCAAAGCTCAAAACTAAGAGGGGTTTCTGACAAAGTATTGAGATTCTTATTCAAATTTCCCAGTGATTGACAAAAGCCTCTTGAATGTAAACATTTTTAAGCTTCTTTCAATTTCTAATGTGAAGAGAAGGCTTACTTGGGTGTCAAGTCAATCGAAATAACGAACTCTATAACGATAAGTAACAACTAGTAGAAAAAAAACTCATCTATCATGGTCGATGCCCGTGGTAGATTGTAATCCACCACGGACATTGTGCCCGTTAGTAATTTGGATGTGATAGAAAGTCACAGATTCTACCACGGGTTATGCCCGTTGttaattgtaatataaccaCGGATTGGGCCCGTTGTAGAAGTAGATCTAACACCACGTGCACTATAACCGTTGTTGATTACAAATTGATCACGGCTAATGCCcgttataaaacaaa
Encoded proteins:
- the LOC139196750 gene encoding cyclin-T1-3-like, which encodes MGAIGKWYFTKEEIETETPSQMHGISRMKESELRRYRLFLRELGTKLKVGRVTISTAMMLCHQFYMRQSHGKNDWKIVATSSMLLACKLVKEVRFLNDIVFVGYEIGAKFKLGQKSSSGGSIRQKSFSGSKGN